Proteins encoded by one window of Sciurus carolinensis chromosome 12, mSciCar1.2, whole genome shotgun sequence:
- the LOC124961546 gene encoding LOW QUALITY PROTEIN: transport and Golgi organization protein 1 homolog (The sequence of the model RefSeq protein was modified relative to this genomic sequence to represent the inferred CDS: inserted 2 bases in 1 codon), producing the protein MDSVPAAVPSVAASPGDPEFLGPLTVLYAALVACLFQLVATLPNDVQPGPDFYGLPWKPVLLSVFLGIVSFAIFFWRTILVVKERIYQVTEQQISEKLKNTKKENEELVQKVSNNVLKIKELKKHIHETKKQNMVLSDTAMKYKDKIKLLEETNEILEDRAKSLHDMLESEREQNVNNEDLIIEKKNSVEKLKAVISVNASEFSQVQIALNEAKLSEYKVKCECHRVQEENARLKKKKEQLQQEIQDWSESHAELSEQIKSFEKSQRDIEVAVTHKDDIINALTNYITQLNRIELESECEGQNEGGGDQSVKVKTRIKQLMDVSRTQTAISLVEEDLKRLQLKLRASMSAKCNLEDQIKKLEDDRNSLQSAKAGLQDECKTLSQKVDILNELYQQEEMALHRKLSQQEYERQERAQRLSAADEKAVLAAQEVKTYKCRIEAMEEEIQKAERSFKNQIATHEKKAHDNWLKAHAAERAIAEERREAANLRHKLLEMTQKMAMRQDEPVILKPMAGRAKTQYPSQRGPLSKNGSFGQSPVSAGERSPPLTAESAGRLVSATLNGRDMGRSEFGSMDGPFPHPRWSSEASGKRFVSDLGRGPAPXVNSSSKSSSPAKVKDEGKQTIPQEPEAPSVPSVTSLDEHLTAVNMATKGPPHFPGVSLMGSPVGGPLPPPVRYGPPPRPLPGPLPWPLHLGGPFGPPPFGPGVHPPVRLREYAPGVPPGKRDLPLDPREFLPGPPPLRPLGSFGPREYVIPGTRIPPPNHGPQDYSPSPAARDLTPSGSRDEPSSASQSSSQDCSQALKQPVTMTSDT; encoded by the exons gtCAAAGAAAGAATATATCAAG TTACTGAACAGCaaatttctgaaaagttaaagaatacgaagaaagaaaatgaagaactagTGCAAAAAGTGTCAAATAATGTACTGAAG ATCAAGGAATTAAAGAAACACATCCAcgaaaccaaaaaacaaaatatggtcCTCTCCGACACAGCAATGAAATATAAG GATAAAATCAAGCTACTTGAAGAAACTAATGAGATTCTTGAGGACAGAGCTAAAAGTCTTCATGATATGTTAGAATCTGAGAGAGAACAGAATGTCAACAATGAGGACTTG ataatagaaaagaagaactctgtAGAGAAGTTAAAGGCTGTTATTTCAGTGAATGCTTCAGAATTTTCCCAG GTTCAAATTGCTCTTAATGAAGCTAAGCTTAGTGAATACAAGGTGAAGTGCGAATGCCATCGGGTTCAGGAAGAAAATGCTAGgcttaagaagaagaaagagcag TTGCAGCAGGAAATCCAAGACTGGAGTGAATCACATGCTGAGCTCAGTgagcaaataaaatcatttgagaagTCCCAGAGAGATATAGAAGTAGCTGTTACTCACAAAGATGATATTATTAAT GCTTTGACTAATTATATTACACAGCTGAATCGGATAGAGCTTGAATCGGAATGTGAGGGTCAAAATGAAGGAGGAG gtgACCAGAGTGTGAAGGTGAAAACTCGAATTAAGCAGCTGATGGACGTCTCTCGG ACACAAACTGCAATATCACTAGTTGAAGAGGATCTAAAACGTTTACAACTGAAGCTAAGAGCCTCGATGTCTGCAAAGTGTAACCTAGAAG accaaataaagaaattagaagatgaCCGCAATTCACTCCAATCCGCTAAAGCTGGGCTGCAAGATGAGTGCAAAACTCTGAGTCAGAAAGTGGACATTTTAAATGAACTATACCAGCAGGAGGAGATGGCTCTGCACAG gaaactgAGTCAACAAGAGTATGAGAGACAAGAAAGAGCACAGCGGCTGTCAGCTGCAGATGAAAAGGCAGTTTTGGCTGCACAGGAAGTTAAAACTTACAA GTGCAGAATTGAAGCAATGgaggaagaaatacagaaagcagaGCGCTCATTTAAGAATCAG ATTGCCACTCATGAGAAGAAAGCTCATGATAACTGG CTCAAAGCTCATGCTGCAGAAAGAGCTATAgctgaagagagaagggaagctgcTAATTTGAGACACAA ATTATTGGAAATGACCCAAAAGATGGCAATGCGGCAAGATGAACCTGTGATTCTAAAACCAATGGCGGGAAGAGCAAAGACACAATACCCTTCACAGAGAG GTCCACTGAGCAAGAATGGGTCTTTTGGCCAGTCTCCTGTGAGTGCTGGAGAACGTTCCCCTCCACTGACAGCAGAGTCAGCTGGGAGACTTGTCTCTGCTACTCTGAATGGAAGAGATATGGGTAGAAGTGAATTTG GGTCAATGGATGGACCTTTTCCTCATCCTCGATGGTCTTCTGAAGCATCTGGGAAACGCTTTGTCTCTG ATCTGGGACGTGGTCCAGCTCC TGTGAACAGCAGCTCCAAGAGCTCTTCTCCAGCCAAGGTGAAGGATGAGGGCAAG caaaCCATTCCCCAAGAACCTGAGGCCCCCTCAGTTCCCTCAGTTACTTCTTTGGATGAGCATCTAACAGCA GTTAATATGGCTACCAAAGGTCCCCCTCATTTCCCAGGGGTATCTCTGATGGGCTCCCCTGTGGGAGGGCCCCTACCACCACCTGTTCGATATGGACCACCACCTCGGCCACTTCCTGGGCCACTTCCTTGGCCACTTCACCTCGGTGGGCCTTTTGGACCTCCACCATTTG gtcCTGGTGTGCATCCACCAGTACGCTTAAGAGAATATGCACCAGGCGTTCCACCTGGAAAACGGGATCTGCCTCTTGACCCTCGGGAATTTTTACCAGGACCCCCACCACTTAGACCTTTAGGTTCATTTGGTCCAAGAGAGTATGTCATTCCTGGTACCCGAATACCACCCCCAAACCATGGTCCCCAAGACTACTCACCATCACCTGCTGCAAGAGACTTAACACCTTCAGGCTCTAGAGATGAGCCTTCATCTGCCTCTCAGAGCAGTAGCCAGGACTGTTCGCAGGCTTTAAAACAGCCTGTAaccatgacctctgacacttag